A genomic window from Paenibacillus sp. FSL K6-0276 includes:
- a CDS encoding CapA family protein encodes MRLRSNVLRRMLLITLMLSLILPSTIASSAASPSSDPIKLAFAGDILLDGFVGDQIAKYGVNFPFVKVAPTLQKADIAFANLETPVSIRGKAAEKTFAFRSKPAALGGLNYAGIDGVSLANNHILDFGKDAMLDTLVHLDRNKIGHTGAGKDVDEAFKPYTKTVKGKKIAILGVSRVLSGPSWHAGNNKPGAASAYTSQPMLTAIQKMSKENDYTIVYIHWNEEFKDYPEKYARTLAKQMIDSGADIILGAHSHCLMGIEYYKNKPIYYSLGNFVFNRSTRGGEKTLHSMLVNFEINDSQMTSKITPVKIIDGQPNFMDDSYNRKTIKLMNTLSYNAVIDANGRVTEKQL; translated from the coding sequence TTGAGATTAAGATCGAATGTTTTGCGCAGAATGCTACTCATTACACTAATGTTATCACTGATACTTCCTTCAACCATTGCATCCAGTGCAGCTTCGCCATCTTCAGATCCTATTAAGCTTGCTTTTGCAGGTGATATTCTTTTGGACGGTTTTGTGGGAGATCAGATCGCTAAATACGGAGTGAACTTTCCGTTTGTGAAAGTTGCACCGACCTTGCAAAAGGCAGATATCGCCTTCGCGAATCTGGAAACGCCAGTGTCCATTCGAGGGAAAGCAGCAGAGAAAACTTTTGCCTTCAGGTCCAAACCAGCAGCGCTTGGTGGTTTAAACTATGCTGGGATTGACGGCGTATCCTTGGCTAATAATCATATTTTAGATTTCGGAAAAGACGCCATGCTCGACACGCTGGTGCATCTGGATCGAAACAAGATTGGCCATACAGGAGCAGGCAAAGATGTGGACGAAGCGTTCAAACCGTATACAAAGACGGTAAAGGGGAAGAAGATCGCCATCTTAGGTGTTAGCCGAGTGCTTTCAGGCCCTTCATGGCATGCTGGTAATAATAAACCGGGAGCTGCCTCAGCGTACACCTCGCAGCCTATGCTTACGGCTATTCAGAAGATGTCTAAGGAGAATGATTACACGATTGTGTACATTCACTGGAATGAAGAGTTTAAAGATTATCCTGAAAAGTACGCCCGCACGCTAGCCAAACAGATGATTGATAGTGGTGCAGATATCATACTCGGCGCACACAGTCATTGCTTGATGGGCATTGAATACTACAAAAATAAACCGATCTATTATTCACTTGGAAACTTTGTGTTTAATCGTTCTACACGTGGTGGAGAGAAGACGCTTCACTCGATGTTAGTGAATTTTGAGATCAATGATTCCCAGATGACAAGTAAGATTACGCCAGTCAAAATTATTGATGGACAGCCCAACTTTATGGACGATTCTTACAATAGGAAGACGATCAAGCTGATGAATACCCTCTCCTATAATGCAGTTATTGATGCTAATGGCAGGGTTACGGAGAAGCAATTATAA
- a CDS encoding AbrB/MazE/SpoVT family DNA-binding domain-containing protein has product MMKATGIVRKVDELGRIVIPIELRRTMGIDIKDPLEIFVDGEKIILRKYEPTCIFSGSAENLINFKGKMVSKDVLDELISSFDRV; this is encoded by the coding sequence ATGATGAAAGCGACAGGCATAGTAAGAAAAGTAGATGAATTGGGACGTATCGTAATTCCTATTGAACTACGTAGAACGATGGGAATTGACATAAAAGACCCGCTTGAGATTTTTGTAGATGGAGAAAAGATCATTCTTAGAAAATACGAGCCAACATGTATCTTCTCCGGAAGCGCAGAGAACCTCATCAATTTCAAAGGTAAAATGGTTAGCAAAGATGTTCTCGATGAGCTGATTTCCAGCTTTGACAGAGTATAA
- a CDS encoding HAD hydrolase-like protein, with product MSNEVQGTELNAVHSKLNKPEAIVFDMDGTLFQTESLLLPAYHKMFDILREEGLHVGPTPPEERILSSLGMLLEDIWKKVMPEADEAVHRRADELLLQLEVEGLEAGGTLLYPQVVETLTALKERGVRLFVASNGLEEYIHSIVVVHELKELFEGLYSAGGQGTATKTELLRILLDNHGINSAWMVGDRSSDVEAGKGNGQTVIGCAYAGFGRQDELKGSDVIITSFDELIDLYDNASVSE from the coding sequence ATGAGTAATGAGGTACAAGGAACAGAACTGAATGCGGTTCACTCGAAGTTGAACAAGCCGGAAGCGATTGTTTTTGATATGGATGGAACACTATTCCAGACCGAAAGTCTTTTATTGCCTGCATATCATAAAATGTTCGATATTTTGCGGGAAGAGGGACTACATGTAGGACCGACACCGCCGGAAGAGCGTATTCTAAGCAGCTTAGGGATGCTACTGGAAGACATTTGGAAGAAGGTTATGCCCGAAGCAGATGAGGCAGTGCACCGCCGGGCTGATGAACTGCTGTTGCAACTGGAGGTCGAAGGACTTGAAGCAGGAGGTACGTTACTGTATCCTCAGGTAGTCGAAACGCTGACTGCGCTTAAAGAGCGTGGAGTGAGGCTGTTTGTGGCCAGTAATGGGCTGGAGGAGTACATTCACAGCATAGTTGTGGTGCATGAGCTTAAAGAGCTATTCGAAGGATTGTATAGTGCGGGCGGTCAAGGCACTGCGACAAAGACTGAATTGCTACGCATTTTGCTGGACAATCATGGAATCAACAGTGCCTGGATGGTGGGCGATCGCTCGTCTGATGTTGAGGCAGGCAAAGGAAACGGACAAACCGTCATCGGCTGTGCATATGCAGGCTTTGGACGTCAGGATGAGCTGAAGGGCTCCGATGTAATTATTACCTCCTTCGATGAGTTGATAGATTTGTACGACAACGCATCGGTTAGCGAATAG
- a CDS encoding YheC/YheD family protein, whose translation MSEPVLGILTLYMNEAKQLEEKAVYRRMIIEGNRIGLDVFVFTPMDVHPSKEQIHALVFDLKSGKWLRKWRAFPNMIYDRCRIQRSARFQQLLRFRERYKHLLFLNRPLRNKWTIHQTFSQKSRFRQHMPETVLYHSSADLHRMLKQSPVLYIKPANGTGGRGILRIERVKDSRGVFDIQGRRQDRRIIPPRKVSISRLDSIVRQWCIGGRFLVQQGIPLRLPGGRFHDYRMLVQKNGQGVWELTGMAARVGAARSVTSNLHGGGHAVRAETLLKEWLGSQDKTDKVMKTAEKLGLDAAAFLEDSFGALCELALDLAIDREGKIFVLEVNPKPAREVFARSGDGNTYRKALVRPLEYALWLYNNKGAPATAKTTEE comes from the coding sequence GTGTCAGAGCCCGTCTTAGGCATTCTTACTTTGTATATGAATGAAGCCAAGCAGCTTGAAGAAAAGGCCGTGTACCGGAGAATGATCATTGAGGGCAATCGAATCGGCTTGGATGTTTTTGTGTTCACACCCATGGATGTCCATCCCAGCAAAGAGCAGATTCATGCCCTTGTCTTTGATCTCAAGAGCGGGAAATGGTTACGCAAATGGCGTGCTTTCCCGAACATGATTTATGACCGTTGCCGTATCCAGCGCAGCGCACGCTTTCAACAGTTGCTTCGTTTCCGTGAACGCTATAAACATCTACTGTTTCTGAATCGTCCACTGCGCAACAAATGGACCATTCACCAAACGTTCTCGCAAAAGAGTCGCTTCCGGCAGCATATGCCGGAAACAGTACTGTATCACTCCTCTGCCGACCTACACCGAATGTTAAAACAGAGCCCTGTACTCTATATCAAGCCAGCAAACGGTACAGGTGGACGCGGTATCCTTAGAATTGAACGGGTAAAGGACAGTCGAGGTGTATTTGATATTCAAGGCCGTCGCCAAGATCGCCGGATTATTCCACCCCGAAAGGTCTCTATCTCCCGATTGGATTCCATCGTTCGCCAATGGTGTATCGGTGGACGTTTCCTCGTCCAGCAGGGTATTCCACTACGCTTGCCTGGCGGACGATTCCATGATTATCGCATGCTCGTTCAAAAGAATGGGCAAGGTGTTTGGGAACTAACAGGCATGGCCGCACGGGTCGGTGCAGCCCGCAGCGTAACATCCAATCTTCATGGCGGTGGGCACGCCGTTCGAGCGGAAACGCTGCTAAAGGAATGGCTGGGTAGTCAGGATAAAACCGATAAGGTCATGAAAACTGCCGAGAAGTTAGGACTGGATGCCGCAGCCTTCCTAGAAGACAGTTTCGGAGCTTTATGTGAGCTCGCATTGGATCTCGCCATTGATCGTGAAGGAAAGATCTTTGTGCTAGAGGTTAATCCAAAACCTGCCCGTGAAGTGTTTGCCCGATCAGGGGACGGCAACACGTATCGTAAAGCACTAGTGCGCCCTTTGGAATATGCGTTATGGCTCTATAATAACAAAGGTGCCCCTGCGACAGCTAAGACCACAGAGGAATAA
- a CDS encoding N-acetyltransferase, whose amino-acid sequence MQIFSIYDTDARKWKSRLSGLLEFIREHGERRITNQACKVLARLTPDQLSEPGVSLLVATVRGQNGRQLAGVSFVSGFGEEACLVAVHPLYRNKHTGTALMATQLKRLGRLECSVASDNTASLKMCFNVGLAAVALTSGPTGKPTLLIRSPHNTGSTTISPQEGELLCQSPS is encoded by the coding sequence ATGCAGATATTCTCCATCTATGACACTGATGCTAGAAAGTGGAAATCTCGGCTATCCGGACTGCTTGAGTTTATAAGAGAGCATGGGGAGCGGCGAATTACAAACCAAGCTTGTAAGGTACTGGCCCGATTAACTCCAGATCAGTTGTCAGAGCCAGGTGTCTCGCTGCTTGTCGCCACCGTACGCGGTCAGAATGGACGCCAGCTAGCAGGAGTAAGCTTCGTATCAGGTTTCGGTGAAGAAGCCTGTCTCGTTGCAGTGCATCCCTTATACCGGAATAAGCATACCGGCACCGCTCTTATGGCCACCCAATTAAAGCGCCTTGGGCGTCTGGAATGCAGTGTTGCCAGCGATAATACAGCTAGTCTGAAGATGTGCTTCAATGTTGGCCTTGCCGCAGTGGCGCTTACCAGTGGCCCTACTGGCAAGCCAACTTTATTGATCAGGTCACCACATAATACCGGCAGTACTACCATTTCTCCACAAGAAGGTGAACTCCTGTGTCAGAGCCCGTCTTAG
- a CDS encoding YheC/YheD family protein — protein sequence MNTHFPDESKPVIAILTTSDRVRQFNGNRNNFRDIIRTGKEQGFLVYVVTVRDLKLEERMVNGYVPSSSGKIWYSIPVPLPQIIYNRIPTREDEEKPAVVRKIAQCLEYPGIKLYNPYFFNKWSLFEWLKGSHSTSKHVPKTRRLRSANTLTAMLNNHTSLYLKPENGKAGKGIMCLKYRADTTLPYRLQIQSGKKNVTYKAASIERLWARIGKEKGTSRYIVQQAIELATHRGRPFDLRVLLQKNGRGGWGMTGIGARLAGARSITTHVPRGGSIEEPSSMLESTFGTERAAAILKSVPTTALLIARQIERASDSMLGEMSMDLGVDENGGLWFFEANSRPMKFDEPAIRKLSLERIFQYGQHLARHSK from the coding sequence GTGAACACCCATTTTCCGGATGAATCAAAACCCGTTATTGCCATACTGACAACCAGTGACAGAGTGAGGCAATTTAATGGCAACCGCAATAACTTCCGGGACATTATTCGCACAGGCAAGGAACAAGGATTTCTTGTCTACGTCGTCACCGTCCGTGACTTGAAGCTTGAGGAACGGATGGTGAACGGATATGTCCCATCATCCAGCGGAAAGATTTGGTACAGCATTCCTGTACCTCTTCCACAGATCATCTATAACCGAATTCCTACCCGTGAGGATGAGGAAAAGCCTGCTGTCGTACGCAAAATAGCTCAATGCCTGGAGTATCCAGGCATTAAGCTATATAACCCATATTTTTTCAATAAATGGAGTCTATTCGAATGGCTGAAAGGCTCGCACTCCACCTCTAAGCATGTTCCAAAAACCAGACGTTTACGCAGCGCAAACACGCTTACCGCTATGCTGAATAATCACACCAGCCTCTACCTTAAACCAGAGAACGGCAAAGCAGGTAAAGGAATTATGTGTCTAAAATACCGTGCAGATACCACTTTGCCCTATCGGCTACAAATTCAAAGCGGCAAAAAAAATGTGACATACAAAGCCGCCTCAATAGAACGCCTCTGGGCACGGATAGGAAAAGAAAAGGGAACCTCGCGCTATATCGTACAGCAAGCCATTGAGTTGGCGACCCACCGAGGACGACCCTTTGATCTACGTGTACTTCTGCAGAAAAACGGCAGAGGAGGTTGGGGAATGACCGGCATAGGTGCGCGGTTAGCTGGTGCCCGCAGTATCACCACGCACGTACCTCGCGGTGGCAGTATCGAGGAGCCCTCCAGCATGCTGGAAAGCACATTTGGAACCGAAAGAGCAGCCGCCATTCTAAAAAGTGTACCTACAACTGCTCTGTTAATCGCCAGACAAATTGAAAGGGCCTCTGATTCTATGCTCGGGGAGATGTCAATGGATCTCGGTGTAGATGAGAACGGAGGACTCTGGTTCTTTGAGGCAAACTCCCGGCCGATGAAATTTGATGAACCTGCGATTCGCAAGCTTTCCTTGGAACGAATCTTTCAATACGGCCAGCACTTAGCACGCCATTCTAAGTAG
- a CDS encoding YheC/YheD family protein, with amino-acid sequence MSLTFCNVHFTKQPQKVVYVSDALMKSLKLTGKKNIRLRLGKDAIPTMIKPIKRAGNHLFLATGVKSAIKVPKSGGIYLRNLQNDEVQLGPLVGILSDGPGSSAQPFGSRTGFIKQLLREGSNKCYIFAFMPRDINWQQEQVYGYFLTAGGKFERKMVPLPDVVYNRLPSRRAETSPYINQLRERFMRKKIPYFNWSFFNKSDIYRLLENDGAANRYVPETHSNPSTEKMREMLDHHHFVYYKPSAGSLGHGIYRLTYLPKKGYFARYRRGGKNVLLRFTTFDSLMRMLRSRHGQSLQNYIVQQGIRLIEIDGCPIDFRFHMHKNGSNQWIVVGIGAKKAGRGSVTTHLKNGGALLTPGQALGRVFGSRADEVLQRAKNTAVKLAESLEIQHRHLLGEIGFDLGIDQDEDIWMFEANAKPGRSIFRHPSLRAEGKASIEHILEHCLYLSKFRRRDEM; translated from the coding sequence ATGAGTCTCACTTTTTGCAATGTGCATTTCACTAAGCAGCCCCAAAAAGTTGTATATGTATCAGATGCACTGATGAAAAGCTTGAAGTTAACCGGGAAGAAGAACATACGCTTAAGGCTCGGCAAAGATGCCATCCCGACAATGATCAAGCCCATCAAGCGCGCCGGAAATCATCTATTCCTCGCCACTGGCGTAAAGAGCGCTATCAAGGTTCCGAAATCTGGTGGTATCTATTTACGCAATCTGCAAAATGACGAAGTACAGCTTGGACCTTTAGTCGGCATATTGTCCGATGGGCCAGGATCTTCAGCTCAGCCCTTCGGTTCACGCACTGGCTTTATAAAGCAATTACTGCGGGAAGGCAGTAACAAATGTTATATATTTGCATTTATGCCGCGTGATATCAACTGGCAACAGGAACAAGTCTATGGTTATTTTTTAACCGCAGGCGGCAAATTCGAACGCAAAATGGTTCCTCTACCTGATGTTGTCTACAATCGGCTACCCAGTCGGAGAGCTGAGACTTCACCTTATATCAACCAGCTACGCGAACGCTTTATGCGCAAGAAAATCCCTTACTTCAACTGGAGCTTTTTCAATAAATCCGATATCTATCGGTTATTGGAGAATGACGGAGCTGCCAACCGTTACGTACCTGAAACACACAGCAACCCCTCTACCGAAAAAATGAGAGAAATGCTGGATCACCACCACTTTGTATACTACAAGCCTTCCGCAGGCAGTCTGGGTCACGGAATCTACCGACTTACTTATCTGCCTAAGAAGGGGTATTTTGCCCGCTACCGCCGGGGAGGAAAAAACGTACTTCTGCGCTTCACCACCTTTGACAGCCTCATGCGCATGCTTCGTTCGCGGCACGGTCAAAGTCTGCAAAATTATATAGTTCAACAGGGAATACGTTTGATTGAAATTGATGGCTGCCCCATTGATTTCCGATTCCATATGCATAAAAACGGCAGTAATCAATGGATTGTAGTCGGCATAGGCGCTAAAAAAGCCGGCCGAGGCAGTGTCACCACTCACCTCAAAAATGGTGGGGCCTTGCTTACACCTGGGCAGGCGCTCGGGCGTGTATTCGGCAGCAGAGCAGATGAAGTATTGCAGCGTGCAAAGAATACAGCCGTCAAGCTAGCAGAATCCTTAGAAATCCAGCATCGTCATTTGCTCGGTGAAATTGGCTTTGATCTCGGAATTGATCAGGATGAAGACATCTGGATGTTCGAGGCCAACGCCAAACCAGGACGTTCCATCTTCCGTCATCCTTCCCTGCGCGCTGAGGGCAAAGCTTCCATCGAGCACATTTTGGAGCATTGTCTATACCTCAGCAAATTCCGCAGGAGGGATGAGATGTGA
- a CDS encoding YheC/YheD family protein produces the protein MTETAMGFLGIMTGRRHGNPPIAEPEFCSHLCRAAPRYNLKVLVFHPDGVAADGSSITGYTWKDGSWHNTTSPPPDIIYNRCFYNSLTERKEASTALSFLHRSLPWSRGLPDKWGVYEILKRNRRAAILLPETVLYTGTRKLSTMLAEREYGVFLKPKAGSHGKRTLHAILQNRSSGGGIRVRGRDGANTPFQYVFSSQDEGLNWIHEFIGSRRYIIQPYLHLTNSKGQPFDVRVLMQKNGFGRWALTGMAVRLGNHGSLTSNLHGGGTAVPPLPFLLAEFGQDGKDIMHEIATEAAYLPPLLEAACGRLGELGLDFGIDSSGRIHLLEANSKPGRTVFRLTGDRRAAKLAAENPLSYTRHLLLTQRRIPSLSTDSSVKNGRMITMVPKEDS, from the coding sequence ATGACTGAAACAGCTATGGGGTTCCTCGGCATTATGACGGGCCGTCGCCACGGGAATCCTCCGATCGCCGAGCCAGAATTTTGCAGTCATTTATGCCGGGCAGCTCCGCGATATAACCTTAAAGTCCTCGTGTTTCATCCGGACGGAGTAGCGGCAGACGGGTCATCCATAACCGGTTATACATGGAAAGATGGAAGCTGGCATAATACGACCTCTCCGCCACCAGATATTATTTATAATCGCTGTTTTTACAATAGTCTGACAGAAAGAAAAGAAGCTTCGACTGCACTCTCTTTTCTTCACCGCTCACTACCTTGGTCACGGGGTTTACCTGATAAATGGGGCGTATATGAGATATTGAAGCGCAACCGAAGAGCAGCTATTTTATTGCCAGAAACCGTACTCTATACCGGTACCCGCAAGTTAAGCACTATGCTCGCTGAAAGAGAATACGGGGTCTTTCTAAAACCTAAAGCAGGCTCTCATGGCAAACGCACATTACATGCCATACTGCAGAACAGAAGCTCTGGCGGAGGCATAAGAGTACGAGGGCGCGATGGGGCTAATACACCCTTTCAATATGTATTCAGCTCGCAGGATGAAGGACTGAACTGGATTCATGAATTTATCGGCTCACGCCGCTATATTATACAGCCTTATCTGCACCTAACTAATAGTAAGGGGCAACCGTTCGATGTGCGTGTATTGATGCAAAAGAATGGCTTCGGACGCTGGGCTCTTACCGGCATGGCCGTTCGGCTGGGTAATCATGGTTCACTGACTTCGAACCTGCATGGCGGTGGAACAGCGGTTCCTCCCTTGCCCTTTTTGCTTGCAGAATTTGGTCAGGACGGAAAAGACATCATGCATGAGATAGCTACAGAAGCTGCATACTTGCCTCCTCTTCTGGAGGCCGCATGCGGTAGGCTTGGAGAACTCGGCCTAGATTTCGGTATTGATTCGAGCGGTCGGATTCATTTACTAGAAGCAAATTCCAAGCCAGGGCGCACGGTATTCCGGCTGACGGGCGACCGCCGGGCTGCTAAGCTCGCCGCCGAGAATCCACTGTCTTATACGCGCCATCTGCTACTCACACAGCGACGGATACCATCCCTATCTACGGACAGCTCCGTTAAAAACGGGAGAATGATAACAATGGTTCCTAAGGAGGATTCATAA
- a CDS encoding YheC/YheD family protein, with protein MSQFKIPVHTVHTGILQENAIMLGERSMKRLKIPAHGTLQLAFGSFRQEVTIIPTPKSDSLRVSEGLARRTGWKDRQTLNASYSSVSRTLRLGPLIGVLVSRDHPDNLDRLFGPITMFCRELTNACHKQGAYVYFFTPEALETSSSSIQGWVYNEGWRKLSLPIADVINNRLTTRKVENKPSVQHFLADVKSRYGTHFFNEKFLDKTEVFEALAQDSTLQRYLPESHALNGFAVVKKMCSHYPSVFLKPVRGSLGKGILRISKEEGGGYRLLSTTSLGTRKQSYTTLAKLYQSIAPKMKTTRYQIQQGLPLMELGRRPVDFRALVQKNGSGKWGVTSIVARTAGSNHFVSNLARGGSLSTVREAVSKSNLPPGTKDSVQLQLPRAALAIARGVETFIPAHFGELGIDLALDQSGRIWLLEVNSKPSKNDNTPLNDQKIRPSVKQMILYCRYLAGL; from the coding sequence ATGTCCCAATTCAAGATCCCGGTCCATACGGTCCACACGGGCATCCTGCAGGAAAACGCTATAATGCTTGGCGAACGATCCATGAAAAGACTCAAAATCCCGGCTCACGGAACGCTCCAGCTGGCTTTCGGCTCTTTCCGGCAGGAGGTTACCATTATCCCGACTCCCAAATCCGACAGCCTGCGTGTAAGCGAAGGACTGGCGCGGCGGACCGGATGGAAAGACCGACAAACCCTCAACGCCTCTTACAGCTCTGTAAGCCGCACCTTGCGGCTTGGACCGTTGATCGGTGTACTCGTCAGTCGTGACCATCCAGATAATCTCGACAGACTGTTTGGACCCATTACCATGTTCTGTCGAGAATTAACAAATGCCTGCCACAAACAAGGCGCCTATGTATATTTCTTTACCCCGGAAGCGCTGGAAACAAGCAGCTCTTCCATCCAGGGCTGGGTATACAACGAGGGTTGGAGGAAACTGAGTCTGCCCATCGCCGATGTAATCAACAATCGGCTAACGACGCGAAAGGTGGAGAACAAACCTAGCGTACAGCATTTTTTGGCGGATGTAAAATCACGGTATGGAACGCATTTCTTCAACGAAAAATTTCTTGACAAGACAGAAGTATTTGAAGCTTTAGCGCAAGACTCTACCCTGCAGCGGTATTTACCGGAATCGCATGCTTTGAACGGTTTTGCTGTAGTAAAGAAGATGTGCAGTCATTATCCAAGTGTTTTTCTAAAGCCTGTACGAGGCAGTCTCGGCAAGGGCATTCTCCGAATCTCCAAAGAAGAAGGCGGAGGTTACCGTTTGTTGTCTACTACCTCTTTAGGCACACGCAAGCAAAGCTACACGACTTTAGCTAAACTGTACCAGTCTATTGCTCCCAAAATGAAGACAACACGTTACCAGATCCAACAAGGATTACCTTTGATGGAGCTCGGAAGGCGGCCTGTAGATTTTCGGGCACTTGTACAGAAGAATGGTAGCGGAAAATGGGGGGTTACCTCCATTGTGGCTCGCACCGCTGGAAGCAATCATTTCGTCTCCAATTTAGCAAGAGGTGGCAGTCTCAGCACTGTCCGTGAAGCTGTTAGCAAGAGCAACCTTCCTCCTGGCACAAAGGATAGCGTACAGCTTCAGCTTCCGAGAGCAGCGCTTGCCATTGCAAGAGGCGTAGAAACCTTTATCCCCGCTCATTTTGGAGAGCTCGGAATCGACCTGGCACTAGATCAATCCGGACGAATATGGCTCTTGGAGGTTAACTCCAAACCTTCCAAGAACGATAATACACCGCTAAACGATCAAAAAATCAGACCGTCCGTCAAGCAAATGATTCTATATTGTCGCTATTTGGCCGGTTTATAA
- a CDS encoding YlbF family regulator has protein sequence MSIHDKAHELAKAIKESSEVADIRNSMKLVETDPEAKAMLDNFRNGQMELQQRMMSGEMPPQEEMEKMEKLFEVLNLNLGIRRLFDAERRLSVVIEDVNKIITDSLSQLYGE, from the coding sequence ATGAGTATTCACGACAAAGCACATGAACTGGCGAAAGCCATTAAAGAGAGCAGTGAGGTAGCGGACATCAGGAATTCGATGAAGCTCGTAGAAACAGATCCTGAAGCTAAAGCGATGCTCGACAACTTCCGTAATGGCCAAATGGAGCTTCAACAACGGATGATGAGCGGAGAAATGCCTCCACAGGAAGAAATGGAGAAGATGGAGAAGTTATTCGAGGTGCTTAACCTGAATCTTGGGATTCGCCGTCTGTTCGATGCGGAACGCCGTTTGAGTGTTGTAATCGAGGATGTAAACAAAATCATTACCGACAGCTTGTCGCAATTGTATGGTGAATAA
- a CDS encoding DRTGG domain-containing protein — protein sequence MEGQGDAITKHEQLLQHIERLKVGSKISVRKLAKEMLVSEGTAYRAVKEAENLGIVITKERIGTVRVEKKPRNISEQLTFGDVVDIVEGHVLGGASGLSKHLHKYVIGAMKVDAMIRYIDADSLLIVGNRDDVHSLALEQGAGVLVTGGFGTSREVKALADELDLPIISSRHDTFTVASMINRAIFDRLIKKKIMLVEDIVESKTRLNTLKISSTVGELRQISEDTGEQRFPVTDEWNRVIGIIGRREVEDLTEGQSIEKAMVRSPVTAALHTSLASAAQIMMWEGVDFLPIVDRNRKLVGSLTRKEVLQSLRDVRNTPQLGETFDHLIWNGFADERDEEGRLFFHGFITPQMATDLGTISEGILSTIMTLSAFKAAKDITGNDYVVDNMSTYFIRPVQIEHAIVVMPRLLEISRRTCKLEIEISYLDTLVAKAVLMLQSIDHG from the coding sequence TTGGAAGGTCAAGGCGATGCAATTACTAAACACGAGCAACTGCTGCAGCATATTGAAAGACTTAAGGTAGGCTCCAAAATATCTGTTCGTAAGCTTGCAAAAGAAATGTTGGTCAGCGAGGGGACTGCATATCGTGCAGTTAAGGAAGCTGAGAATCTTGGGATTGTCATCACGAAGGAACGGATTGGTACAGTACGTGTAGAAAAGAAGCCTCGTAACATTTCTGAACAGCTGACGTTTGGTGACGTGGTTGATATTGTGGAGGGTCATGTTCTCGGCGGAGCTAGCGGACTGAGTAAACATCTACATAAATATGTAATCGGGGCGATGAAGGTCGACGCGATGATCCGTTATATTGACGCGGACAGTCTGCTTATTGTGGGTAACCGCGATGATGTTCACTCCTTGGCACTGGAACAGGGTGCCGGTGTTCTGGTTACAGGTGGTTTCGGGACAAGCCGTGAAGTTAAGGCGTTGGCGGACGAGCTGGACCTTCCGATTATATCTTCAAGACATGACACGTTTACAGTAGCATCAATGATTAACCGTGCGATTTTTGATAGATTAATTAAGAAGAAAATTATGTTAGTTGAGGATATTGTTGAAAGCAAGACGCGTCTGAATACGTTGAAAATTTCAAGCACCGTCGGTGAGCTACGGCAGATTTCAGAGGACACTGGAGAGCAGCGTTTTCCCGTTACAGATGAATGGAACCGAGTGATTGGTATTATCGGCCGACGCGAAGTAGAGGACCTGACGGAAGGGCAAAGTATTGAAAAGGCAATGGTTCGGAGTCCGGTTACCGCTGCACTGCATACTTCGCTAGCCTCAGCTGCGCAGATCATGATGTGGGAAGGCGTGGATTTCCTGCCCATTGTAGACCGTAACCGCAAATTGGTGGGCTCTCTAACTCGTAAAGAAGTGCTGCAAAGTTTGCGTGATGTACGTAACACGCCACAGCTTGGAGAGACCTTCGATCATCTCATCTGGAACGGTTTTGCGGATGAGCGGGATGAAGAGGGACGATTGTTTTTTCATGGCTTTATTACTCCTCAGATGGCCACAGACCTTGGGACCATTTCTGAAGGTATATTGTCTACAATAATGACGCTCTCTGCGTTTAAGGCAGCCAAGGATATTACAGGAAATGACTATGTTGTAGATAATATGTCCACCTATTTTATTCGGCCGGTGCAGATCGAACACGCGATCGTTGTAATGCCGAGATTGCTCGAAATTAGTCGTCGTACATGTAAGCTTGAAATAGAGATCAGCTATTTGGATACCCTGGTAGCGAAAGCTGTCCTAATGCTGCAATCCATTGATCACGGCTAA